In one Corallococcus sp. EGB genomic region, the following are encoded:
- a CDS encoding tetratricopeptide repeat protein translates to MALAVHVIPLFLPRNMPEQELAIARATENVEGRLRFLVPLKHNDKATAADLREAAELLREGAPAEAHDLAVEAERRDPNALETQLLLARICDRERMSRCVEQSLDKAQKLAPADPRAELLRADLSEEKGDVEGATAALSRAYNRTPGDPLVGMRYGRLLSRMGRPEEALKVFTSLEGKVPAARLLVEQGLVLTKEGRNREAVGLLQQAVQKDPKLAEGHYQLGVVWFQLGNEDAAEAALRQADRLNVSDTRALSTLCTLQVKAGKFEGARQTRTDLERRFPQRMDAIREQCRLP, encoded by the coding sequence GTGGCGCTCGCCGTCCACGTCATCCCCCTGTTCCTGCCCCGCAACATGCCCGAGCAGGAGCTGGCCATCGCCCGGGCCACGGAGAACGTGGAGGGCCGCCTGCGCTTCCTGGTGCCTCTGAAGCACAACGACAAGGCGACTGCGGCGGACCTGCGTGAGGCAGCCGAACTCCTGCGTGAAGGAGCCCCCGCGGAAGCACACGACCTGGCCGTCGAGGCCGAGCGGAGGGACCCCAACGCCCTGGAGACCCAGCTCCTGCTCGCGCGCATCTGCGACCGGGAGCGGATGTCCCGCTGCGTGGAGCAGTCCCTCGACAAGGCCCAGAAGCTGGCGCCGGCGGACCCGAGGGCGGAGCTGCTCCGGGCGGACCTGAGCGAGGAGAAAGGCGACGTCGAGGGCGCCACGGCGGCCCTGTCCCGGGCCTACAACCGCACTCCAGGCGATCCCCTCGTTGGCATGCGCTACGGCCGGCTGCTCAGCCGGATGGGAAGGCCCGAGGAGGCCCTGAAGGTCTTCACCTCCCTGGAGGGCAAGGTCCCCGCGGCTCGGCTCCTGGTGGAACAGGGCCTGGTGCTCACCAAGGAAGGCCGCAACCGCGAGGCCGTGGGACTCCTGCAGCAGGCGGTGCAGAAGGACCCGAAGCTCGCGGAGGGTCACTACCAGCTGGGCGTCGTCTGGTTCCAGTTGGGGAACGAAGACGCCGCCGAGGCGGCCCTGCGACAGGCGGACCGCCTGAACGTGTCCGACACGCGGGCGCTGTCCACGCTCTGCACCCTCCAGGTGAAGGCGGGGAAGTTCGAGGGAGCCCGCCAGACGCGCACGGACCTGGAGCGGCGCTTCCCGCAGCGGATGGACGCCATCCGGGAGCAGTGCCGGCTGCCCTGA
- a CDS encoding DUF2007 domain-containing protein, translated as MKRVQFSVHRTVGEARMLAGALESAGLTVDIRGESLAPLSGEIPSTEAWVELWLWPRELEAARQVLAELQANQEAASRSVACPRCGEENPANFELCWSCELELPSGLRPHLRAV; from the coding sequence ATGAAGCGCGTGCAGTTCTCCGTGCACCGCACGGTTGGAGAGGCACGGATGCTGGCAGGAGCCCTGGAGTCGGCCGGGCTCACGGTCGACATCCGCGGCGAGTCCCTGGCCCCGCTGAGCGGAGAGATTCCCAGCACCGAGGCCTGGGTGGAGCTGTGGCTGTGGCCGCGGGAGCTGGAAGCCGCGCGACAGGTCCTCGCGGAGCTCCAGGCCAACCAGGAAGCCGCCAGCCGTTCGGTGGCCTGCCCTCGCTGTGGCGAGGAGAATCCCGCCAACTTCGAGCTCTGCTGGAGCTGCGAGCTGGAACTCCCCTCGGGGCTGCGCCCCCACCTGCGCGCCGTCTAG
- a CDS encoding SlyX family protein yields MEDKRLVELEIRYTQQQELLQELSDVLYQQGRVIDALRAELDQLKRKLDAEPGLVDARQQERPPHY; encoded by the coding sequence ATGGAAGACAAGCGCCTGGTCGAGCTGGAAATCCGCTACACGCAGCAGCAGGAGCTGCTGCAGGAGCTGAGCGACGTGCTCTACCAGCAGGGGCGCGTCATCGACGCGCTCCGGGCGGAGCTGGACCAGCTCAAGCGCAAGCTGGACGCCGAGCCGGGCCTGGTGGACGCCCGCCAGCAGGAGCGGCCACCCCACTACTGA
- a CDS encoding trans-aconitate 2-methyltransferase — protein sequence MALSRTVIPPPVEEPHLYTDLASWWPLFSPPEEYVEEAADLLPLLHAEEGPGRTLLELGSGGGSLAFHLKKHFTLTLTDRSPEMVAVSRKVNPECEHRVGDMRSLRLGRTFDRVMVHDAIMYAVDREDARATVLTAAVHCRPGGRVVLLPDCVRETFEPVTESGGHDGPDGRGMRYLMWTWDPDPDDETYETAFAYLLRDADGTVSMSQERHRFGLFRRDDWLEWMREAGCPATARRDAWNREVFIGVREPE from the coding sequence ATGGCGTTGTCGCGCACCGTGATTCCGCCTCCCGTGGAGGAGCCCCACCTCTACACGGACCTCGCCTCCTGGTGGCCGTTGTTCTCGCCACCGGAGGAGTACGTGGAGGAGGCGGCGGACCTGCTCCCCCTGTTGCACGCGGAGGAGGGCCCGGGGCGCACGCTGCTGGAGTTGGGCTCGGGAGGTGGAAGCCTGGCCTTCCACCTGAAGAAGCACTTCACGCTGACGCTGACGGACCGCTCGCCGGAGATGGTGGCGGTGAGCCGCAAGGTGAATCCGGAGTGCGAGCACCGCGTGGGCGACATGCGCTCGCTGCGGCTGGGGCGCACGTTCGACCGGGTGATGGTGCACGACGCCATCATGTACGCGGTGGATCGCGAGGACGCGCGAGCCACGGTCCTCACGGCGGCGGTGCACTGCCGTCCAGGAGGTCGGGTGGTGTTGTTGCCGGACTGCGTGCGGGAGACCTTCGAGCCCGTCACCGAGTCCGGAGGCCATGACGGACCGGACGGGCGCGGGATGCGCTACCTCATGTGGACGTGGGATCCGGATCCGGACGACGAGACATACGAGACCGCGTTCGCCTATCTGCTGAGGGACGCGGACGGCACGGTGAGCATGTCGCAGGAGCGCCACCGCTTCGGCCTGTTCCGGCGGGACGACTGGCTCGAGTGGATGCGCGAGGCGGGCTGTCCCGCGACGGCGCGCAGGGACGCATGGAACCGGGAGGTCTTCATCGGGGTGCGGGAGCCGGAGTGA
- a CDS encoding SGNH/GDSL hydrolase family protein: protein MSVRRSGLSLAAVVAVTTLSGSAMASTINQNTSWTINRSASQTYRVVAYGDSIFAGYNGGIGSVARRAAPVVEGEYAAQKWGSNVEVIRRTKSGAKADDIYNNKIVSERSYMQDSRTRVVMFEMCGNDYLQARSAFTDQTGTCNYSGLQNALATCTTYMERAMQTINQYATTAKVKVISNIYYPGYDADNVLTSCTDATTGQKVNKQQYFLPLLARSNWRACNLASKYGFKCADAFAEMMASDYDRNGDGQIDSEAIAYRQGETEDAYVQRISVTLRSTLRDANGHLANSSTSYDYIQSDNTHPTYTGSTISVNIFSGSGSGSAAPSYTDSQVVNGKNPDWNKFGHERMGWSISTFDPATP from the coding sequence ATGTCCGTTCGTCGCAGCGGGCTGTCCCTCGCCGCCGTCGTCGCTGTCACCACCCTCAGTGGCAGCGCGATGGCCAGCACCATCAATCAGAACACGTCGTGGACCATCAACCGCTCGGCGTCGCAGACGTACCGCGTGGTGGCCTACGGCGACTCCATCTTCGCCGGCTACAACGGCGGCATCGGCAGCGTGGCGCGCCGTGCGGCCCCGGTGGTGGAGGGCGAGTACGCGGCCCAGAAGTGGGGCTCGAACGTGGAGGTCATCCGCCGCACGAAGTCCGGCGCGAAGGCGGACGACATCTACAACAACAAGATCGTCTCCGAGCGCTCCTACATGCAGGACTCCCGCACGCGCGTCGTGATGTTCGAGATGTGCGGCAACGACTACCTGCAGGCCCGCAGCGCGTTCACCGACCAGACCGGCACCTGCAACTACAGCGGCCTGCAGAACGCGCTGGCGACCTGCACCACGTACATGGAACGGGCGATGCAGACCATCAACCAGTACGCGACCACCGCCAAGGTGAAGGTCATCTCCAACATCTATTACCCGGGCTATGACGCGGACAACGTGCTGACGTCCTGCACGGACGCGACGACGGGCCAGAAGGTGAACAAGCAGCAGTACTTCCTCCCGCTGCTCGCGCGCAGCAACTGGCGCGCCTGCAACCTGGCGTCGAAGTACGGCTTCAAGTGTGCGGACGCCTTCGCGGAGATGATGGCCTCCGACTACGACCGCAACGGCGACGGTCAGATTGACTCCGAGGCCATCGCGTACCGCCAGGGTGAGACCGAGGACGCCTACGTGCAGCGCATCAGCGTCACCCTGCGCAGCACGCTGCGCGACGCGAACGGCCACCTGGCGAACAGCAGCACCAGCTACGACTACATCCAGTCGGACAACACGCACCCGACGTACACGGGCTCCACCATCAGCGTGAACATCTTCTCCGGTTCCGGCTCTGGCTCCGCGGCGCCGTCCTACACGGACAGCCAGGTCGTCAACGGCAAGAACCCGGACTGGAACAAGTTCGGCCACGAGCGCATGGGCTGGAGCATCTCCACGTTCGACCCCGCGACGCCGTGA
- a CDS encoding chloride channel protein: MNLSRSARVLGQWLLLGASVGGLCGVASAVFLALLEGATEFRLAHESLVYALPLAGLVIGAVYGRWGASIQGGNNLVLETVHEGDAVIPLRMAPMVLLGTVLTHLFGGSAGREGTAVQMGASLADQIAWRFRVTPDTRRELLAAGIAGGFGSVFGTPLAGAVFGLEVVCVGRLGYEALLPALTAAVVGDLVTRGLGIHHTVYPVPQALALTLPVLGRWLAFSVGIAGVAVAFIEGTHGLKRLLGRRVPWLPVRMALGGLGVVGLWKLAGTSDYLGLSVPGIVRAFEDASLPWDAFAWKLVFTVVTLGAGFIGGEVTPLFFIGATLGNVLARLLGLPVDMGAAVGMAALFAAAANTPLALSLMAVELVGASVLPHVVIVATVAYLLTGHRGIYPSQRIARRKLGGPLLDRIVALRDLHEAPRKEPEAPR; the protein is encoded by the coding sequence ATGAACCTCTCCCGGAGTGCCCGAGTCCTGGGCCAGTGGCTGCTGCTGGGCGCCAGCGTGGGAGGGCTGTGCGGCGTGGCGTCCGCGGTGTTCCTGGCGCTGCTGGAGGGGGCCACGGAGTTCCGGCTGGCGCATGAGTCGCTGGTGTACGCGCTTCCCTTGGCGGGGCTCGTCATTGGCGCGGTGTACGGCCGCTGGGGCGCGTCCATCCAAGGCGGCAACAACCTGGTGCTCGAAACGGTGCACGAGGGCGACGCGGTGATTCCCCTGCGCATGGCGCCCATGGTGCTGCTGGGGACGGTGCTCACGCACCTGTTCGGCGGGAGCGCCGGGCGCGAGGGCACCGCGGTGCAGATGGGCGCGAGCCTGGCGGACCAGATTGCCTGGCGCTTCCGCGTGACGCCGGACACCCGGCGCGAGCTGCTGGCGGCGGGAATCGCGGGCGGCTTCGGTTCGGTGTTCGGCACGCCGCTGGCGGGCGCCGTGTTCGGGCTGGAGGTCGTGTGCGTGGGCCGGCTGGGCTACGAGGCGCTCCTGCCCGCGCTCACCGCCGCCGTGGTGGGGGACCTGGTGACTCGCGGGCTGGGCATCCATCACACCGTGTATCCGGTGCCTCAAGCGCTGGCGCTGACGCTGCCCGTGCTGGGCCGGTGGCTGGCGTTCTCGGTGGGCATCGCGGGCGTGGCGGTGGCGTTCATCGAGGGCACGCATGGGCTGAAGCGGCTCCTGGGGCGCCGTGTGCCCTGGCTGCCCGTGCGCATGGCCCTGGGTGGCCTGGGGGTGGTGGGGCTCTGGAAGCTCGCGGGCACCAGCGACTATCTGGGACTGAGCGTGCCCGGCATCGTGCGTGCTTTCGAGGACGCGTCGCTGCCCTGGGACGCGTTCGCCTGGAAGCTCGTGTTCACGGTGGTGACGTTGGGCGCGGGGTTCATCGGCGGTGAGGTGACGCCGCTGTTCTTCATTGGGGCGACGCTGGGCAATGTGCTCGCGCGGCTGCTGGGGCTGCCGGTGGACATGGGCGCCGCGGTGGGCATGGCGGCGCTGTTCGCGGCGGCGGCCAACACGCCGCTCGCGCTGTCGTTGATGGCGGTGGAGCTGGTGGGCGCCTCCGTGCTGCCTCACGTGGTCATCGTGGCCACGGTGGCCTACCTGCTCACGGGACACCGGGGCATCTATCCGTCGCAGCGCATTGCCCGGAGGAAGCTGGGCGGACCGTTGCTGGATCGCATCGTCGCGCTGCGCGACCTGCATGAGGCGCCCCGGAAGGAACCCGAGGCGCCTCGCTAG
- a CDS encoding CapA family protein has protein sequence MRGWGALLLFIPLWGMAAPARVELVFGGDVIPHGEVQSVAKAHARSGNHEGWDHVFGPLSDVLRTADVGVVNLETPVTANDKAVTRELVFNAPPAMVQALVRAGVKVVSTGNNHARDQHVEGLVETLKHLDATGLLHAGTGMTKDAAWAPAFMEVRGLKLGFLSFTRTLNGFSNPKEADAPHVALVPYPDHAFRRGLKPEEAVERVRAAAARCDALFVLGHWGNEYKDTPHPLDRALGQAFLEAGAFAVIGHHPHVLQPLEAYTTKSGRRGFIAYSLGNLVANQARFYQHVKGQLGKDGDKRDSLLLRIGVTRAEPGAPVALADVSVLPVWIENNAQGRKARAKRNIQPVLIDREMEEVSRRLAALTQRTGTPDKEARAEKAALEQRLASARYRRERILRMLPAEFQVATPELRRRGDGAVGLTAQTVP, from the coding sequence ATGCGAGGGTGGGGGGCCCTGCTGCTGTTCATCCCGCTGTGGGGGATGGCCGCGCCGGCGCGCGTGGAGCTCGTCTTTGGCGGAGACGTGATTCCGCACGGCGAGGTGCAGTCGGTGGCGAAGGCCCACGCCCGAAGCGGAAACCATGAAGGCTGGGACCACGTCTTCGGGCCACTGTCGGACGTCCTGCGCACGGCGGACGTGGGCGTGGTGAACCTGGAGACGCCGGTCACGGCCAACGACAAGGCCGTCACGAGGGAGCTGGTCTTCAACGCGCCCCCGGCGATGGTGCAGGCATTGGTGCGAGCGGGCGTGAAGGTGGTGTCCACGGGCAACAACCACGCGAGGGATCAGCACGTGGAAGGCCTGGTGGAGACGCTGAAGCACCTGGACGCCACGGGACTGCTCCACGCGGGCACGGGGATGACGAAGGACGCGGCCTGGGCGCCGGCGTTCATGGAGGTGAGGGGCCTGAAGCTGGGCTTCCTCTCGTTCACCCGGACCCTGAATGGCTTCAGCAACCCGAAGGAAGCGGACGCGCCGCACGTGGCGCTGGTGCCCTATCCGGACCACGCCTTCCGCAGGGGCCTGAAGCCAGAGGAGGCCGTGGAGAGGGTGCGAGCCGCGGCGGCGAGATGTGACGCGCTCTTCGTGCTGGGGCACTGGGGGAACGAGTACAAGGACACGCCGCATCCCCTGGACCGGGCACTGGGGCAGGCCTTCCTGGAGGCGGGAGCCTTCGCGGTGATTGGCCATCATCCGCACGTGTTGCAGCCCTTGGAGGCCTACACGACGAAGTCCGGGCGCCGGGGTTTCATCGCGTATTCGCTGGGCAACCTGGTGGCGAACCAGGCGCGCTTCTACCAGCACGTGAAGGGGCAGCTGGGGAAGGACGGAGACAAGCGGGACTCCCTGCTCCTGCGGATCGGAGTAACCCGAGCGGAGCCCGGAGCCCCGGTAGCGCTGGCGGATGTTTCAGTGTTGCCGGTGTGGATTGAGAACAACGCCCAGGGCCGCAAGGCGCGAGCGAAGCGGAACATCCAGCCGGTGCTCATCGATCGCGAGATGGAAGAGGTCTCAAGAAGGTTGGCCGCGTTGACCCAGCGCACCGGGACACCCGACAAGGAAGCCCGAGCGGAGAAGGCCGCCCTGGAGCAGCGCCTGGCCAGCGCCCGCTACCGCCGCGAGCGCATCCTGCGAATGCTGCCCGCGGAGTTCCAGGTCGCGACGCCAGAGCTCCGAAGAAGGGGCGACGGAGCCGTGGGGCTGACGGCTCAGACCGTGCCGTGA